A genomic window from Triticum urartu cultivar G1812 chromosome 7, Tu2.1, whole genome shotgun sequence includes:
- the LOC125522699 gene encoding uncharacterized protein LOC125522699 has translation MSNMAAKLKPMDEDLEIKSKLLVHLVMASLPKEFETFIVNYNMSPGTWDIEKTIAMCVQEEDRLKASHGGTLNYVKDHKKKNYNQNNKSSPSKPQGKAPYQHQREQQSFPVEKDTCLHCKQTGHYKKDCPVWLKSLMAKQGIPFDPDYAKKRRRH, from the exons ATGAGCAATATGGCAGCAAAGCTAAAGCCCATGGATGAGGATCTGGAGATCAAATCAAAGCTTCTGGTCCACCTGGTCATGGCTTCACTGCCAAAGGAGTTTGAAACTTTTATTGTGAACTATAATATGTCACCTGGAACATGGGACATTGAAAAGACAATTGCAATGTGTGTCCAAGAAGAGGACAGACTAAAAGCCTCACATGGTGGTACACTCAACTATGTGAAGGATCAcaagaaaaagaactacaatcAAAACAACAAAAGTTCTCCTTCAAAGCCACAAGGAAAAGCTCCCTATCAGCATCAGCGTGAGCAACAGTCTTTCCCAGTGGAAAAAGACACTTGTCTCCACTGTAAGCAGACCGGGCATTACAAGAAAGACTGCCCTGTTTGGCTGAAGTCCTTAATGGCAAAGCAAG GGATTCCATTCGACCCGGACTATGCTAAGAAGAGAAGGAGGCATTGA